The following nucleotide sequence is from Arvicola amphibius chromosome 1, mArvAmp1.2, whole genome shotgun sequence.
AGCGTGATGTACAAGGACCAGATGGAGAACTTGCATATCAAACGCCTCTATGTAGCTACCTGTAGCCCAACTGAAGGGTATGGACCATATAATGAACACTGTGTGGCTGTTTAAGAATGTAAtttggagccgggtggtggtggcggcgcacgcctttaatcccagcactcgggaggcagaggcaggcggatctctgagttcgaggccagcctggtctacaagagctagttccaggacaggctctagaaactacagggaaaccctgtctcgaaaaaccaaaaagaatgtaATTTGGCTTGTCTTCATGAATACTGGTGATTAGCATTCAGAGCCACTACCGCCCCAGAATCACAAATAGTGAGTGTTAGACAGAGACCGAGACTACTGGGTATGGTGGGAGAAACATGGGCTGCAGACCAAATGGAGGTGCAGTTCACAAAGTCTTCCTGTAATACCAGTCAGGACAGCAACGCTTTACCTCAGAGGGTTGATAATGTGAACaagatatatgcacacacacacgaacaagatgtgtgtgtgctttatatAAACAAATTCTAGAGTTGTGTGGAATGACGGACTATATTAATGGAAAGGGCTGTCCACTTGATGTCTTGTATACAAGGGAACTGAGTCAAAGCTGTCATGTAAGATCAAACTAGCTGTGGCAGATCTGGAAGTGAGAGTGACGGCTCCTTACAGCTCTTGTCAGTCCAGACGTGGAGCTCCTGCGCAAGCTCAGGAATCACTAAGAACGTTCTCCACCCCTGTCGTTTCTTTGACTTCAGAATGTCTCCAAAAATGTGATCCCCAATGTACAAAATGTCTTTGCCTTTGGCTCCCAAGAGATCACAGATGGTATCAGATGAACCTGAGAagagcaaatgagaacaatgttTCTGTATTAAAGACAGCCTCAAGAGCTCCACAGCCACAGTACAGAACAAAGGTTCACTATTCTTTGTACGGCTCTGGCCAAAGCTTTTAGCTCTTCTCTGTTGGCCAGAGCTCTAAGTAAGAAGTCAAGTCAGGCAAgatggtgcacacccttaatcccagaacttgggaggcagagttgggtggatctctgagtttgaggctagtctggtctacaaagtgagttccaggacagccagggcaacacagagaaatcctgtctcaaaaaaccaacaacaaagtcTAGGAAGAATACCACCAAAATACCACAGGAGgcctggagacagctcagtggtacaaTGGTTGTCTAGCACCAAAGGCCTACATCAATCCTCAGAACCACCAAAGGTACCATCACCATTTCAAATACTTCTGACTCTTGACATTAACTGCATCCAAATGGGCTTCTTCAAAGAAAGCCCTTTGAGAAGAAATATGCCCAAAAGGTTCCAGAACATTGAGACAAGCTGTCAAAGGAAGACAGGATCTTTCCCCTCGACTTCTGTCAGCAGATGACTGCTGACTCTCAGTAGATGCTATTCCTGATCCTGAAGGATTATGTGGTGCTATGCTGAAAGGCCATGGACCTTCACGAGTACTTTAGTGAAGCACTGTGCAGACGTGCCTAGGATCAACGGAAACTGGCGGCTCACCTCCTGAGTAGACGATGCCGTGTTGCAGCGGGCCTGTGTAGGTACCGATCTTCAGCTTCCCAGTTTTCTGAGTAAAGAGAATAAAACTGAGCAGTGCTCTGCCATTCTGCCACGGCCTCTACCCACACTGCTGCTTGACCCAGGCATGCATTCATTTCAACTACAATTTTGCTGGGCTGCTTCAGTTAAGATCAAATTATGGACAGAAAGTTATGGAGAGGAAAGTGggcaaagaagaaacataaaggaCCGTGCATTAGAACATATCACCTTCTCAACTTACAGTATCCACCTGACGCAGTACTGTGCCTTCCCCAAAAAAGAGTGGTTTCCGTGCATCCACTAAAATCAGATCGAAGTAAGACTGCCATGGTCGATGGGAGCTCCCAGGCTGGTGGAACAGAATCAGCAAAAGCCAAAACATCACTATACTTAAACTAACGTAACACTTAATCTCACTCAaacacaaagaattttaaaataattctttttggGAACTGACAGATATAAACAATAATGGCCTGGATAAACTGTTTATTTCTCTCTGAAGCAGAGTACTTACAGCACTCTCAAACATGAAATATGAGAAGAGCCAGGCAGGTACAAGCTACAACTCAAGGGGCAGACGGGCAGGGGTCCATCAGCACCAGAACTGGGCACTGGGGAGAATCCCACTTGATATCAAGAGTGACGTCCAGGTTCACCCTGGCTTCATGTCACCGCAAAAAGACATTGTGTGACAAACACTCACGTTCTGAGATGGTGCTAACCTTGTCAGCCAGCATGAACAGCACTATACACTGTAATTCTGGCATTTAGTGAAGCTTATTCATAGAAGTCTAGGATTAAAATTCTCAAGTAGGCAAGTGAGATGCAATGTTTGTTGTTAAACCCGAGCATGGTCATACTACAGAAAGACTTCTAAATACCAAGGGTAACTGCTTTCTCGGTGTAACACTCACTGGTAACTAATCTAGAAGATGTCAAGGGCATTCacattgaaattttttcttttaaactggtATTACCCTCAATCTACAATTCTGCTTAAAGATTTACTCTGATCCTGCAGACCACAGcatgttcattttatttctatttagtaaatatttagaTTACCAGAGATTTCAATTCTGCTAGTCCTGGATTGCTTCTTGAATGCAGATTAAACAATAGGCTTCTAAAACTAGAACTTTTCTAGGTGGATCCTGGCCATTTCCTTCCCTTTAATATTCTAAAATGattaaatgtattcattattAGTTAACAAGTTGCATATTAAATTACTATAATACCTTGGGTCCATGTGGGAAATCAAACAGGTAAGTCATgattttctggggggggggggaagaaaagtcCATATATGACATTTGCACAAGACAGACACAAACTTTTTCTCAACCTAAGTCCCACCACATTCCTGTTTTCTCTACAGCTTATGAAATCATGGCAGGGGAGGTTAACAAACGAATGCTTCACCAGGCAAAAGGCAGATGGCTTCTCAGGAAAGATACAGACTTCCAGGTGCTTACATACATAATGACTCATATGCCCTATCCAGTTCTCCTAGAAAACGTGTGGAGAAAGGAGCTGAAGAGGGTTCAGCTGAGATACTCTACTGCCATTTCATTAGCAAAGAACTGCTAACCTACAACTGCATCAGCAAAAGCAGGCATTTAAATTTGGTCTGTGTGTTTTCCTCTGTATCCTTTAGTCATgactttttcaaatttaaaaattcaacaatTGAAAACACTGTCATATCACCTCTCCCGCCAGGACTTCCAATATCAAGGGGTATTATGGAAAGGGTGGGATTTCTCAGATCTAGATAAATAATGCTCTAAAAAGGCAGAGAATCCATTCTATcagcatacatttttaaaataactccCCAAATTAAAACCCCTAAATAGCACTAtaatagtttgtttctttttttttttaaaatgtttaggaaaaattacaggaattCTAGCATGTCCCTTATCCTGTGTACTTAGAAGCCCCTCGAGTCTTCACAGTTCCTTAGGTCAATGCCCGTCCCTGTGTAAGCAAATTAAGACATTAAGTACTCACATCTGTGTATTTATAGTCGCTGTTAGTGGCAAGAAACACTTTGCCTACTTCCTTCATCCGGCTCAAAAGCAGCGGCAGTTTCCCCTGAAACAGTGACAAGGTGCTTCAGTGACCGGGGTTCCGCCCAAAAGGAATAGTCTTTTAACACATCTTTTAAGGATGAGTTGGTTGGTTTCAGAATTCATTTAAAGGCCACATTATTAGGCATTCAaagtattaatatatataatatacactttACATAACTCATAATGAGTGTATGGTCACTAACAACAGTCTTTACCATCCTCGTGTTTGCTTCAGAAAAGAGTTTGAATTACCATGTGATTCCTCAAGTATGGGGTTTAAGTACACTAAAGATCAGAGGTAGATGATGAGATATGATGCCACCGTACACACTGTGGCTTTAAAAAGCACTCTGGAGAACAAAGTGACAGATGCAGGCGCTACCTAGAAACATCCACATGTAACTGAAGAGACCTGATGTGCCTAGCAGCAAGAACGCCCCCATCCCCCTCTTCACAAACCGGTTCAACTGCTCAGTGTTCCTTCTTCAAACAATAAAGGAAAGGGAGGTCAACATGGGGGACGAGGCAGTAATACAAATCCTTAGAAATTatcactgctttctgcttttactCTAGAGAAAAGTAAGTTACTGTCTCTTGGGACTCTGTATGtgttaaatgtgtttttcttagtttgtttttaattatgtatctctgtgtggcatgagcacatgagtgcaggtgccaggAGAGGCCAGGGGCATCAGAGGTctgccaggagctggagttacaggcagctgagagccacctgatatgggtgctaggacctgaactcgggtcttctaaaagaacagaaaatgctcttaaccactgaactaacTCCCCAACacatgggaaaaaattaaaaaaccaaaaccaaaaaacagtgCTGAGACCTTGCACACACGAGGCacgtgctctgtcactgagctacacaaTTAGCCCATTACTTTGTCTTAAACACACTTAGCCTCACAGAagttgatcacacacacacaaacacacatgcacacttccTATGCATTCCTCATACAGTCCTTTAATAGTAAGTAACATTAACACTGTAGCATAAGTATAAAAAACTTAAGGATAACATTAATAAAAGGCTACAAAGCAGAGCTATTTCTAAAGTGTCTACTAATCTTTACTGTATCTTAGATCTATGCTTATCACTCTTTGCTGGCAGGGTAAAGACACTTCACATTTTCAGTGGATCAGCTGTAGTGCGAATCTCAGCTAACTATTACTGTGTGGCCTTCCACATGACATTTAagtatttctttattctgaagGGTCTGCATCTAGAAAATGTAACAAGAGTCTGATGTACAGCCACATGAGGACTAGACACTAGAAAGCAGCAACCACGGCATGGCGACACGCACACGGTAACCCTCCAGCTGCTGTCAATCAACCAACCACGGCATGGCGACACGCACACGGTAACCCTCCAGCTGCTGTCAATCAACCAACCACGGCATGGCGACACGCACACGGTAACCCTCCAGCTGCTGTCAATCAACCAACCACGGCATGGCGACACGCACACAGTAACCCTCCAGCTGCTGTCAATCAACCAACCACGGCATGGCGACACGCACATGGTAACCCTCCAGCTGCTGCCACTAAAGACAAACCAAGCAATGAGTCTTCTTCTCAGCAAACAGGGAAAACTAGTAAAACTAGGCGCTGGCAGGACTCGTTGTGACACACAGGCTCGTCACTCACTCCTCCACCATGCAGATGTGTCCCCGGTACTCACATCTTTGACTACATACTTCTCAAGATTTTCAACTGTCTTTTCCTTAAGGGAGccctagaagaaagaaaaagaactaagaaaagaggttttatttacttaaaaaaaaaaaaaagataagttcttgctctgtagcccaggctatccttgaactagCCTCCTAAGAGCTGAGATCACAGATCTAGGATATCATGCCCACCTCACAAATTGAGGTTGTTTGTCTGAGACGAAGCCTCACTTTGTAActcagactgcccttgaacttgtaCAATATCTGACCTCACCTATAAATCTGTTTTTAACTTCTACTAGAAAATTTGTGCTTACTATCAAACAAATTTGTGcttatcaaaatgaaaaatgtacatAAAGTACTAAAGACTTCAAATATAaaatcattcatattttaaattagaaattaaaagatatttcatattaaaCTGTTCAGTGTAAATATAAATCAAATACTAACTAGTTAATGTTATTAGTCAAGTTATTTGGACAAAATTTAAATGGGCTGTCATCCATAAGTATAATTTCATATACTAAAATCCTTCTAAATAAGTTTCAGAAATGCAAACAATAAAATCTAAAAGCTGAGCCTCAGGATTGAGGAAGATTGTTAGTATGGTCAGACAAGAATGGATGTAGCTGGCAAATCTCTCTTAACCCCTATCTTAACCTCTatctaagattttaaaaatcatttatttttccgTTAACGTGTGTATTTTGCTTGCAAGCATGTCtgcaccacatgagtgctgggtgcccagagagaccagaagagggtgtcagatcccctggcactggggttacagacggttgtgagatggcatgtgtgtgctgggaactgaactgggatCCTCTTCaagggcaggcagtgctcctaacttctggaccatctctccagcccctcactttgtttttaaaaaggaagaacgTTCTGCTCTATTTCCACTTGCAGAGTTAGTATCAGAccatacacatgtgtgccagAGGAAAGACTGGCAAGGAAGCGGCTTGTAAATACCTTGTAATGGACCCAGTCAACTGCATCCCTTACATCCTGGAACATGCTCCGGTAGGACATAAAGAGGTCCCCATCTTTAAATCCTGTATCACaactacagaaaaatgaaaagaacatgaCAGGGAATCCAAAAGAGGATAAATACAGTGCATGTCCAAACTACCAAGGAACCCAACCAAAGGTTCCACATCACATGGTACAGGCTGTGGGTAACTAGGAACTGCTCCCTAATCAAAATCCATTTGAGCATTAGAAATGGCCAGAATACTGTATAGGTGGAATATCATAATTGTGAGCAAGTACAAGGTGATAGAATAATATACTGGATGGAAATTAAAAGGCCAAGGTCCCAAAACAACAAGTGTGTCGCTCAGAAACAGGTTTTCACTGAACAGACATTTAGAACATAGGTTCTTCCACCCCGACCTTTTTGGCATTGTCCCTAGGTACAAAGGTGCTGTCCATTTCTATCTCTGACTCAGTTTCCACCAAGTTTAGTGTCCTCAGTGGGTAAGGCCTCAGACATGAGGTTAGCAGACTCAAGCATAAAAGGCTGTTACACATCAAGCAATGGCCACACAGCTCCCCCAAAAGGAAAATCTAACCTGTAAGACTTAAGCAAAACTTTTgctttaggaaaaataaacaacactTATTCCTTGATGCAATCTTGCTGGGCCTGGGAACGAAACTAAATGGCCATCCCTGAATAGCTCCTAGGTGGCTGCTGTGAAGTGAGTTGGGGGTTTAGTGTATCTCTGCTTGGACAGATAATCATCACACAAACCTCCCACTCAGTTGTCACAATTAGCACCTCTGCTGGCCGTCTTCATTCCCAGGAGAAGCCAATCAGAAGTGGTCCCTTCCAACATGGCTGCAGCACACTGGCAAGGAGAGGGGCCGTGTGGGAGGTGAGAGCCTGCATGGAGCTGCTGGCGCTGTCCATCTCTCAGGCTGGCAATGTAGCAGCTCTCACTAGCACTAAATTCACtttagaaaagcagaaaagacCTACAATGGCCAGTTCTCTAAAACCCtgttcattaatttaaaaatcaactagATAAAGAAAATTGTAGTATAAACATACCTGGTATATCTTGGACAATTAGTAAAAAAATCTACTAGGCAGGCCAACAGGTAGGTCTCTGAAAAATGAACAGAGTTAATAAACTGTAAGTAAAACAGTCAAGCTGATTTCCTTGGCCCCCTCGAGTAGCAAGTGGTCCTGGAGGAGGAGAGCGCGCAGAGGGTGGGCTACCTGGAAGGTTGAAGAGTGTGTTCAGAATGTAAAACCGCTCAGTGTCATCTCGCTGGATAAATTTATTTGGATACTGCTCTCTAGTTTCTGGTCTGcaagaaaatattaagaattaaTTGACATACAAAAAGTTAACATGTTAACTCTAGGAAATAGTCATTATTGAAAATCTGATGAAAACATTTTGATGGTTCTAAGCAGGACAGTGCTCAGATACTGAATCTGGGCAGCTCTAAGATGAGCAGCTCAGGAGCCCTTAAGAGCTCTCTCCACAGACAACACTTAATCTCACTGTGCTAGGGAAGGGACAGTGAGAACATACAACCAACTACCGCAATACAGCTGTGAGGAACTGTGAGACTAAAGGGTTAAGGAAAACAGCTCTCAAACAGGCAGCTTACCCTGTGCTCCCAGTACTGACAGCCTGGGAACACGGGAGCTCCAGTCTGTCCAGCACGACGCAGTGAAACTGTCTcagaatagataataaaataaataaataagcagatttGGTAAAGGAAATGAAAGTGGAAAAGTAGGCCAAGACAACCCAGAAAGGACTTGTGTACGTGGTGTCCTGAGTGGAGTTCAGAACAAAGACCATGTCTCCTTCACCACCTGAGCTGTACTTCTCTGTTCCTCTACTGAAGGCAGATCAACTTTCTAACTGACCTATTTAACTTGCAAGGCCCAGTTCacatcagtaaagtgcttgtcttgtcTTTCTTGGGGAAAGACAGGTAGAAAAGAGGAGTGAACCTCTCCGGCGAGTCGTCTGAGActagcagtgagctccaggaacaCTCCACCTCACTAAACAGGAGggagtgactgagaaagacacctgtGGCAGCCACTGGCCTGCACATACATCCCTACAAAGAAGCTGGGGGAGGTGGAGGTCTGAAATAAAACACGTTAGAAAggggaaagcattgttagaaagaatCCAAGAGCaaaaagtctaaaataaaaatgcaattctCATGGTAAAAAATTCACAAATACAATGAAGACCAAATTTAAAGCTTATACTTAAGTATAATTAAGTAAATTCCTATTTAAGTTACTTAACTCCGATGGGTAAGAACTCAGTGAGGACCATaaaattatgctggtttagtcaCCTTGTTTACCATCCTTGTGAAAAGAACTTTCTAACAAAGACTCAGTAGAAAGCCACTCGCTGGACTTCAGGCACAGTTCAGTGAGCGACAGTCGTTACAGAAACACAGGTACAGCTACTTCTGCCAATCACAACTCGAACTGACTGACAAATGAGGTCAGCCATTACATTTCCAATCAGGGAAAACAATGTCCAATAAAAGGCCCAGTCTATTTGGAGCTGGAAAGAAATCTGAACACTGGTAACTTTGTGACCCACAGCCCCAGGCTAACAAGGAAAGGCAGTGCCAGCTGGACAAGGAGCTCCCATGTCCACTGCACTTGAAAACCATTTCCTCAAGTTTCTTCTCGCCTAGACCTTTCCCTTCTGATGCTAAGCTTGAATGAATCTGCACTTACTCACAAATGACTTATTTCAGAAACACCATCAAAAGTATTTCCAAAGAAACTACTTTGAAGCTTTACTGGAGGAACATGGCAGGCTGATGGATCTTGTTACTTGTCTGGGATAATGCCTATGCAACCAAAGATGCCTGAGCTCCTAACCCtcctgctggggttacagatgtggaCCACCACCCCCTATCTTAGGCCTGAGCATCTTGAAGTTTGGTTGTAAAACAAATTTACTGAACcgcttctctttgcttttttttcctctaccTTCTTTTCAACTAACAACCACAGTAATGAAATCCCCTTTCAGACATAACTAGAACCCTGAATGACAGTATCTGTACATGAATGAGCTTAGGTTGGTCACCCTACATGTAATCATTTCTAAATCCTGCTTCCTCATGCAAAATCACCCTTTCAAGCAACAGAAGGAACACACAGCCTCCCTGGCCAGCTCAGGTTAGGGTGAACACTGACTTCATTCTTGCAACGTATATGGAGACATCTCTGAGCCTGTGTTGTGGAATAAAGCTTGCTCAACAGCACTCAGCTGCAGGTCTAGAGGATGTTCTGAGACAATTTCACTTAGCTTATGCTTATAAAAAAAAGTGTTTGCCAAAAACATTGTCTTTTTAATTATCCCCATATGACTGTGACAACTTTTaccatgaaggagaaaaagacaagatctatcttctgagtaaactgggaacataGGGGTcacggggaggggagaggaggagaggggagcagagaaaatgtatagctcaataaaaacaattaaaaataaataattcaggataattacatgaaaacaatCCATTTTCATTTCAAGCTGCAGCTATAACTCTAACACTGTGTcgaattatattttatatagcatatatataatatatataggtttttttcagatttgtgtgtgtgttccgcctgcatgtacatatgtatatgcatcatgTGTATGCTGGGTGCCTATTGGGGCCAAGAAAAGGGCatccagatcccctggaactggagctgcagatggttgtgagccactgcacAGGTGCTGAacactgaacctaggtcctttgaaGATATGAGTGCTTTTAGTCACTGAAGCATCTATGCAGTCCCAAACTGTGTgcgttttgttttctttcaatttttttaagacagggcctatTATGTAGTCC
It contains:
- the Nt5c2 gene encoding cytosolic purine 5'-nucleotidase isoform X6, with translation MSYRSMFQDVRDAVDWVHYKGSLKEKTVENLEKYVVKDGKLPLLLSRMKEVGKVFLATNSDYKYTDKIMTYLFDFPHGPKPGSSHRPWQSYFDLILVDARKPLFFGEGTVLRQVDTKTGKLKIGTYTGPLQHGIVYSGGSSDTICDLLGAKGKDILYIGDHIFGDILKSKKRQGWRTFLVIPELAQELHVWTDKSSLFEELQSLDIFLAELYKHLDSSSNERPDISSIQRRIKKVTHDMDMCYGMMGSLFRSGSRQTLFASQVMRYADLYAASFINLLYYPFSYLFRAAHVLMPHESTVEHTHVDINEMESPLATRNRTSVDFKDTDYKRHQLTRSISEIKPPNLFPLAPQEITHCHDEDDDEEEEEEE